One Chloroflexota bacterium genomic region harbors:
- a CDS encoding CoA transferase, with protein MQAPWQTFKLSRTLYPTPEESVNAAPRNRLPFGQIIWRALSLPLLSHTIPGTLRRVTAPVASILDSQLLSDVTILEWGEFISVPTCGRLLADMGADVIKLEPPDGDIARKAPPFIRSKGGPEASALFQHLNMGKRGITLDISSTKDLAKLHTLLNTVDVLVEGQRPALMEALGLDHAGLRKRHPQLNVVSVTPFGKTGPRRDWHGADIVIWAMSGIATAHPRFVPKPGMQPLAMPGYAADTLAGYYASSAVMAALVRRWRTGEPSLADLSALDLLLSILHVRIAGYDYEGKVIPRVGETPPSRTVPWGLYPCKDGYVGLFVVQDAQWQGLIRAMGKPDWALTPLFAGYNGRAEHGPELTALLKTWLDAHTMLDIYERCMANDVPSCAIVPFKDVERNPQLLARKAWEVVRHPRLGKLPVLRPPYRWAGQRWSPKRFAPRLGEHNKAILGAGT; from the coding sequence TTGCAGGCTCCTTGGCAGACGTTCAAGCTGTCGCGAACGTTGTACCCCACGCCTGAAGAGAGTGTCAACGCGGCGCCGCGCAACCGGCTGCCCTTTGGGCAGATCATCTGGCGCGCCTTGTCCCTTCCCCTTTTATCGCATACGATACCTGGCACTTTGCGGAGGGTCACCGCGCCCGTGGCTTCCATCCTGGATTCCCAACTGCTGAGCGACGTCACCATCCTTGAATGGGGCGAATTCATCTCTGTGCCTACCTGTGGCCGTCTCTTGGCCGATATGGGGGCGGACGTCATCAAGCTGGAGCCGCCGGACGGCGATATCGCCCGCAAGGCGCCCCCCTTCATCCGCAGCAAAGGGGGCCCCGAGGCCAGCGCCCTCTTCCAGCACCTCAACATGGGCAAGCGCGGCATCACCCTGGACATCTCATCCACCAAAGACCTCGCTAAGCTTCACACCCTGCTTAACACCGTTGACGTCCTGGTGGAAGGCCAGCGTCCCGCCCTCATGGAGGCCCTCGGCCTCGATCACGCCGGGCTGCGCAAGCGTCACCCCCAGCTCAACGTCGTCTCCGTCACGCCATTCGGCAAGACCGGCCCCCGCCGCGATTGGCACGGCGCCGATATCGTCATCTGGGCCATGTCCGGCATCGCCACCGCTCACCCGCGCTTCGTCCCCAAGCCGGGTATGCAGCCTCTCGCCATGCCCGGCTATGCCGCCGATACCCTGGCCGGCTACTACGCCAGCTCCGCCGTCATGGCCGCCCTCGTCCGCCGGTGGCGGACGGGCGAGCCGAGCCTCGCCGATCTCTCCGCCCTTGACCTCCTCTTGAGCATCCTCCACGTCCGCATCGCCGGGTACGATTACGAGGGGAAGGTCATCCCCCGTGTGGGAGAGACGCCTCCCTCTCGCACGGTGCCGTGGGGCCTCTACCCATGCAAGGACGGCTACGTAGGCCTCTTTGTCGTCCAGGATGCCCAGTGGCAGGGCCTCATTCGCGCCATGGGCAAGCCCGATTGGGCGCTGACACCCCTCTTCGCGGGCTACAACGGCCGCGCCGAGCACGGCCCAGAGCTCACGGCCCTCCTCAAGACCTGGCTCGATGCACACACGATGCTGGACATCTATGAACGCTGCATGGCGAACGACGTTCCGTCCTGCGCCATCGTCCCCTTCAAGGACGTGGAGCGCAATCCCCAGCTGCTAGCCCGCAAGGCCTGGGAAGTCGTCCGGCATCCGCGGCTGGGCAAACTGCCCGTCCTCAGGCCTCCCTACCGCTGGGCAGGCCAGCGCTGGTCGCCCAAGCGCTTCGCCCCAAGGCTCGGAGAGCACAACAAGGCGATTCT